The window TTAGTGGATACGGCGGATTTAGTGTTAATGGAAAGCACCTACGGCAACCGTTTTCACCGTAGTTGGACGGAAACCTTAGCCGAGTTGAAAGACATTTTTGCTAAGACAGTCAACGAGAGCCAAGGCAATATCTTGCTGCCAGCTTTCTCGGTTGGACGGGCGCAGGAGTTATTATATCTCTTTCATTTATATGCTAAAGAATGGGATCTCGGTCGCTGGAAAATCTGCCTAGATAGCCCCATGGCGATTGAGGCGACTCGCGTCTACGTCAATAATTATCCGCTGATGGATGAGGATTTTAAACGCTTTACCCGCCAACATCCTGGGCAGCATCCGCTGTTGTCGAATGTCGAATTTATCCAGACGACCGAAGAGTCGATGGCGCTGAATGAAGTGCATAAGGGATTGATCATTATTGCGGGGAGCGGCATGTGTAACGGTGGGCGTATTCGTAGCCACTTAGAGCACAATTTATGGCGTCCTGAATGCGATGTGATTATCTGTGGTTATCAAGCCCTTGGCACACCGGGACGTGCCTTGGTCGACGGTGTTGGGGAGCTGACTATCCACGGAAATAGCATCAAAGTCGCGGCAAAATTACACACAGTTGGCGGGCTTTCTGCCCATGCGGATCAAGCTGAGTTATTACGTTGGTATCGCCACTTTGAAGGCCAACCGCCGCTGATTTTAGTCCACGGAGAACCCGATGCGCAGCATGGATTGGTCGATGTGGTTAACCAAGATCCTAAGACTAAACCTCAAGCCACCGCGATTGCGACCCATGGCGACAGGTTAGATTTAACCGCGCTGCCACAGTTAGTGTGGAAACCAGCTTAAGTTAACCATCCTACTTAGCGACGTACTGCTCGATAAACTCCC of the Shewanella baltica genome contains:
- a CDS encoding MBL fold metallo-hydrolase RNA specificity domain-containing protein — encoded protein: MRMTLQFLGATEEVTGSCHLLSVDHEHLLLDCGLIQGGKADELRNHDPFAFDPESISAVVLSHAHIDHSGRLPLLVKAGFDGPIYTHKATAELCAIMLKDAAMLQTRDTERVNKKRAKHDLEPLEPLFTVEDAEQAITQFVPLEYGQVTQVIPHVDICLSDAGHILGSALVELWLGEGKSQKKVVFSGDLGRAGMPILRNPTLVDTADLVLMESTYGNRFHRSWTETLAELKDIFAKTVNESQGNILLPAFSVGRAQELLYLFHLYAKEWDLGRWKICLDSPMAIEATRVYVNNYPLMDEDFKRFTRQHPGQHPLLSNVEFIQTTEESMALNEVHKGLIIIAGSGMCNGGRIRSHLEHNLWRPECDVIICGYQALGTPGRALVDGVGELTIHGNSIKVAAKLHTVGGLSAHADQAELLRWYRHFEGQPPLILVHGEPDAQHGLVDVVNQDPKTKPQATAIATHGDRLDLTALPQLVWKPA